Proteins from a single region of Deltaproteobacteria bacterium:
- a CDS encoding LLM class flavin-dependent oxidoreductase, translating into MQFGIFYEHQLPRPWREDSEARLIREALEQVELADRLGIDFAWEVEHHFLEEYSHSPAPEVFLAACAARTERIRLGHGIVLMPPGYNHPARVAERIAMLDLVSGGRVEFGTGESASRMELEGFGIPPTEKRAMWREAVAQVALMLSQTPYPGYDGKYFKMPPRNVVPKPVQKPHPPMWLACSSRPMIHLAAQLGLGALTFAFVDVAEAKHWVADYYDTFKRECTPIAQAVNPNIAMVTGFSCHDDPAEAERRGLEGFQFFGFALAHYYLLGGHVPGRTNVWELFRGNQIPLPGGSGGIGTPEQVRGAMHQFEEAGVDQTVFIQQGGNNRHEDICASLELFAARVMPEFKERHAARERRKAEELAPYVERALARRTPPREPGELPVVQAYGRDLVSGTGQYPTAEGR; encoded by the coding sequence ATGCAGTTCGGCATCTTCTACGAGCACCAGCTCCCCCGGCCCTGGCGGGAGGACAGCGAGGCGCGCCTCATCCGCGAGGCGCTCGAGCAGGTGGAGCTGGCCGACCGCCTCGGCATCGACTTCGCCTGGGAGGTCGAGCACCACTTCCTCGAGGAGTACTCGCACTCCCCGGCGCCCGAGGTCTTCCTCGCCGCCTGCGCCGCACGCACCGAGCGCATCCGCCTCGGGCACGGCATCGTGCTCATGCCGCCCGGCTACAACCATCCCGCGCGCGTCGCCGAGCGCATTGCGATGCTCGACCTGGTCTCGGGCGGGCGGGTCGAGTTCGGCACCGGCGAGTCCGCCTCGCGCATGGAGCTCGAGGGCTTCGGCATCCCGCCCACCGAGAAGCGCGCCATGTGGCGCGAGGCGGTCGCGCAGGTGGCGCTCATGCTCTCGCAAACCCCCTACCCCGGCTACGATGGCAAGTACTTCAAGATGCCGCCGCGCAACGTGGTGCCGAAGCCGGTGCAGAAGCCGCACCCGCCCATGTGGCTCGCCTGCTCCTCGCGCCCCATGATCCACCTGGCCGCGCAGCTCGGGCTCGGCGCCCTCACCTTCGCCTTCGTCGACGTGGCGGAGGCGAAGCACTGGGTGGCCGACTACTACGACACCTTCAAGCGCGAGTGCACGCCGATCGCGCAGGCGGTGAACCCGAACATCGCGATGGTGACCGGCTTCAGCTGCCACGACGACCCGGCCGAGGCGGAGCGGCGCGGGCTCGAGGGCTTCCAGTTCTTCGGCTTCGCCCTCGCGCACTACTACCTCCTCGGCGGGCACGTCCCCGGGCGGACGAACGTGTGGGAGCTCTTCCGCGGGAACCAGATCCCCCTGCCCGGGGGCAGCGGCGGCATCGGCACGCCCGAGCAGGTGCGCGGCGCCATGCACCAGTTCGAGGAGGCGGGGGTCGATCAGACCGTCTTCATCCAGCAGGGCGGCAACAACCGGCACGAGGACATCTGCGCGTCGCTCGAGCTGTTCGCGGCGCGCGTCATGCCGGAGTTCAAGGAGCGGCACGCGGCGCGCGAGCGGCGCAAGGCGGAGGAGCTGGCACCCTACGTCGAGCGCGCGCTCGCGCGCCGGACACCGCCGCGCGAGCCGGGCGAGCTGCCAGTGGTGCAGGCGTACGGGCGCGATCTCGTGAGCGGGACGGGGCAGTATCCGACGGCGGAGGGGCGCTGA
- a CDS encoding DUF4215 domain-containing protein, with product MTLAMAPVAGAGNLLSPATPAPHSLPRGVARGRTLALSRTALADLRTRTTAVVPGFPLGGDATADLELRRFEPFAPGARVEAVDDRGVREVKLPDHVYFTGTVRGEPDSRVLLIAARDHVRGFVAAHDTVYPFGPDRRGRHRSYALRDVDPAAYPPPGNFCANDRHRDQVDSLVVNRGARAAAGLEPRVAYASAGLVQADAAIDTDHELWAKFGSDAGTLDYLASLAAASSAIDERDLSVRLRFSYIRLWPTAADPWNATLPDQQLDEVRNYWTNPANGMNAIAGSHDLVHFISGKAVQGGIAYVGSVCEPLYFFGVSQVYGHFDLSDPTQVWDVLVVTHEIGHNLGTPHTHCYGPPVDECYNQEPNCYAGPVVCSRGTIMSYCHLQCGGLADIDLVFGAVVSAEIKSTIAGAGCLVPIGNCGNGVVDPGEQCDDGNTVAGDGCSPSCQREVCGNHILDPGEQCDDGNTVSGDGCSATCQREPRCGDGVLDPGEECDDGNTVSGDGCSATCQHEPRCGDGVLDPGEECDDGNTVAGDGCSPTCRLEACKIMRSGQTLWLRSLLSVRHGAPGRDRLSLEAEFAIPSAVATLDPSATGMSLLVDDGTGEGELALTLPPGAHWIARHGRWLYRDRAGSVGGIRRLAIVDDTRGGVPGVDVSVTGRKGSYPLFFSDLPLAVTVLLGDAKAGQAGSCGRRSFDAGSCASRRSGTRLVCH from the coding sequence GTGACACTCGCCATGGCGCCGGTTGCCGGCGCCGGGAATCTGCTGAGTCCGGCCACGCCCGCGCCGCACTCGCTGCCGCGCGGCGTGGCGCGCGGGCGCACGCTCGCCCTCTCGCGGACGGCGCTCGCGGACTTGCGGACGCGGACGACGGCCGTGGTGCCGGGCTTCCCCCTGGGCGGCGACGCGACGGCGGACCTGGAGCTCCGGCGCTTCGAGCCGTTCGCGCCGGGGGCGCGCGTGGAGGCGGTGGACGACCGGGGTGTGCGCGAGGTGAAGCTGCCCGATCACGTCTACTTCACGGGCACGGTGCGCGGCGAGCCCGATTCGCGCGTGCTCCTGATCGCCGCCCGCGACCACGTGCGCGGGTTCGTGGCGGCGCACGACACGGTCTATCCCTTCGGCCCCGACCGCCGCGGCCGCCACCGGAGCTACGCGCTGCGCGACGTCGACCCGGCCGCCTACCCACCGCCCGGGAACTTCTGCGCCAACGACCGCCACCGCGACCAGGTGGACTCCCTGGTGGTGAACCGGGGCGCGCGTGCGGCCGCCGGCCTCGAGCCGCGCGTCGCGTACGCGTCCGCAGGGTTGGTCCAGGCCGACGCCGCCATCGACACCGACCACGAGCTGTGGGCCAAGTTCGGCTCCGATGCGGGGACGCTCGACTACCTGGCGTCGCTCGCCGCCGCCTCTTCGGCGATCGACGAGCGCGACCTGAGCGTGCGCCTCCGCTTCTCCTACATCCGTCTCTGGCCGACGGCGGCCGACCCGTGGAACGCCACCCTGCCCGACCAGCAACTCGACGAGGTGCGCAACTACTGGACCAACCCGGCCAACGGCATGAACGCGATCGCCGGGTCGCACGACCTGGTCCACTTCATCTCGGGCAAGGCGGTGCAGGGCGGCATCGCGTACGTCGGCTCGGTGTGCGAGCCGCTCTACTTCTTCGGCGTGTCGCAGGTCTACGGACACTTCGACCTCTCCGACCCGACGCAGGTCTGGGACGTGCTGGTGGTGACGCACGAGATCGGCCACAACCTCGGCACGCCCCATACGCACTGCTACGGCCCGCCGGTCGACGAGTGCTACAACCAGGAGCCCAACTGCTACGCCGGACCGGTCGTCTGCTCGCGCGGGACCATCATGAGCTACTGCCACCTGCAGTGCGGCGGCCTCGCGGACATCGACCTCGTCTTTGGCGCCGTGGTGAGTGCGGAGATCAAGAGCACGATCGCGGGAGCGGGCTGCCTCGTTCCCATCGGCAACTGCGGCAACGGGGTCGTCGACCCGGGAGAGCAATGCGACGACGGCAACACGGTCGCGGGCGACGGCTGCTCACCGAGCTGCCAGCGCGAGGTGTGCGGCAACCACATCCTCGACCCCGGCGAGCAGTGCGACGACGGCAACACGGTGTCGGGCGACGGGTGCTCGGCAACCTGCCAGCGCGAGCCCCGCTGTGGGGACGGCGTGCTCGACCCGGGCGAGGAGTGCGACGACGGCAACACGGTGTCGGGCGACGGGTGCTCGGCGACGTGCCAGCATGAACCGCGCTGCGGGGACGGCGTGCTCGACCCGGGCGAGGAGTGCGACGACGGCAACACGGTCGCGGGCGACGGCTGCTCGCCGACCTGCCGGCTGGAGGCCTGCAAGATCATGCGCTCCGGGCAGACGCTCTGGCTGCGCAGCCTGCTCTCGGTCCGGCACGGCGCCCCCGGGCGCGACCGGCTCTCGCTCGAAGCCGAGTTCGCCATCCCGAGCGCCGTCGCCACGCTCGACCCGTCCGCGACCGGCATGAGCCTCCTGGTCGACGACGGGACGGGCGAGGGGGAGCTCGCGCTCACCCTCCCGCCGGGCGCGCACTGGATCGCACGCCACGGCCGCTGGCTCTACCGCGATCGGGCCGGCAGCGTCGGCGGCATCCGCAGGCTCGCGATCGTCGACGACACCCGGGGCGGCGTGCCCGGGGTCGACGTGAGCGTGACCGGGCGGAAGGGCTCCTATCCGCTCTTCTTCTCGGATCTCCCGCTCGCCGTGACGGTCCTGCTGGGTGACGCGAAGGCGGGCCAGGCCGGCTCCTGCGGCCGGCGCAGCTTCGACGCCGGGTCGTGCGCCAGCCGGCGCAGCGGGACCCGCCTCGTCTGCCACTGA